The following are encoded in a window of Impatiens glandulifera chromosome 5, dImpGla2.1, whole genome shotgun sequence genomic DNA:
- the LOC124937623 gene encoding probable inactive receptor kinase RLK902 — MEIHQFSTLFLLIFLVSTGNSDLSNDRAALISLRSAVGGRSLLWNLSDPTPCKWAGVICSSGRVIELHFPAMGLSGDIPIGTFGNLTGLQTLSLRLNTLSGPIPSDLAAATELRNIYLQGNSFSGPIPGFLFTLINLVHLNLASNNFSGQISSDFNKLTRLGSIRLENNNFTGSIPELDSLSSLILFNVSNNHLTGQVPSKVSSMPASSFAGNSLCGGPLTSCIGKSRKSKLSRGAIAGIIMGSVLSFLILTAIFLLCFCRRKRSERVVSKELPPPTTSSHHAEMEIPMQKSYSNSTTSEFLNKNASTNKRLISFGNYDVTFDLEDLLKASAEVLGKGTFGTTYKAVMDSAPAVVVKRLRDVTVPEIVLREKMAAIGAMDHENLVPLRAYYYSGDEKLLVYDYLPMGSLSALLHGNKGGAGRTPLNWETRAIIALGAARGIAYIHSKNSAFTHGNIKSSNILLTQSYEARISDSGLAQLVESTSSPTRVVGYRAPEVTNPQKISQKADVYSFGVLLLELMTGKSPTHSRDDDDGVDLPRWVQSVVQEEWTSEVFDLELLRYQDVEDEMVRLLQLGVDCVGLNPSNRPSMDEVVCQVADIYGSGRK; from the exons ATGGAGATCCATCAGTTTTCCACTCTCTTTTTACTCATCTTTCTCGTTTCTACCGGAAATTCCGATCTTTCCAATGATCGAGCAGCCCTTATTTCACTTCGTTCGGCCGTCGGCGGCAGATCTCTCCTCTGGAATCTTTCAGACCCAACTCCATGCAAATGGGCCGGCGTTATTTGTAGCTCTGGTCGAGTTATAGAGCTTCATTTCCCTGCAATGGGTCTTTCCGGTGATATTCCGATCGGTACATTCGGAAATCTAACCGGCCTTCAGACTTTAAGTCTACGGCTTAATACATTGTCAGGACCCATTCCGTCTGATTTAGCCGCTGCAACTGAACTTCGTAATATATACCTGCAAGGAAACTCGTTTTCAGGTCCAATTCCGGGTTTTCTTTTCACTCTCATCAATTTGGTTCATCTGAATCTAGCCTCAAACAACTTTTCCGGGCAGATTTCATCTGATTTCAACAAGCTAACCCGGTTGGGCTCAATCCGTCTGGAAAACAACAATTTTACTGGGTCAATTCCGGAACTAGACTCATTATCTAGTTTGATTCTATTCAATGTCTCGAATAATCATTTGACGGGACAAGTCCCTTCTAAAGTCTCGTCAATGCCAGCAAGTTCTTTCGCCGGAAACTCTCTCTGCGGCGGCCCTTTAACTTCTTGCATCGGAAAAAGCCGGAAATCAAAGTTGTCTCGCGGCGCCATTGCCGGAATTATAATGGGTTCGGTACTTTCATTCTTAATTCTTACTGCAATATTCCTATTGTGTTTTTGTCGAAGAAAGAGGAGTGAAAGGGTAGTTTCAAAAGAGCTTCCTCCTCCAACAACGTCCTCCCACCATGCAGAAATGGAGATCCCAATGCAAAAATCCTACTCCAATAGTACAACTTCAGAGTTTCTAAACAAAAACGCAAGTACCAATAAGAGGTTAATATCCTTCGGAAATTACGATGTTACATTTGATTTGGAAGACTTGTTAAAAGCATCAGCGGAGGTTTTGGGCAAGGGAACGTTTGGGACTACGTATAAAGCTGTCATGGATAGTGCACCGGCAGTGGTTGTGAAGAGGCTGAGGGATGTTACGGTTCCAGAGATTGTGTTAAGAGAGAAAATGGCAGCCATTGGAGCTATGGATCATGAGAATTTGGTGCCATTGAGGGCTTATTACTATAGTGGAGATGAGAAGCTTCTTGTTTATGATTATTTGCCAATGGGAAGCTTATCTGCACTTTTACATG GAAACAAAGGAGGAGCTGGAAGGACACCTTTAAACTGGGAAACAAGGGCAATCATTGCCCTAGGAGCAGCTCGAGGCATTGCTTACATTCACTCAAAAAATTCTGCATTCACTCATGGAAATATCAAATCTTCCAACATTCTCCTCACCCAATCCTACGAAGCTCGGATCTCAGATTCAGGCCTCGCACAGCTTGTGGAGTCCACTTCTTCACCAACACGTGTTGTGGGCTATCGTGCACCTGAGGTGACGAATCCCCAGAAAATATCACAAAAGGCCGATGTATATAGCTTTGGAGTGCTGTTGCTTGAATTGATGACGGGTAAGTCACCTACGCATTCTcgggatgatgatgatggcgTGGATTTACCGAGATGGGTACAGTCTGTTGTTCAAGAGGAATGGACTTCTGAGGTTTTTGATCTCGAGCTTTTAAGGTATCAGGATGTTGAGGATGAGATGGTTCGGCTGTTGCAACTTGGGGTTGATTGTGTTGGGTTGAACCCAAGTAATAGGCCTTCGATGGACGAGGTGGTATGCCAAGTTGCTGATATATATGGATCGGGTCGTAAGTAG
- the LOC124937624 gene encoding transcription factor MYB20-like, with protein sequence MGRKPCCDKVGLKKGPWTIEEDKKLINFILNNGQCCWRAVPKLAGLLRCGKSCRLRWINYLRPDLKRGLLSETEEKLVIQLHSQLGNRWSKIASYLPGRTDNEIKNHWNTHIKKKLKKMGIDAVTHKPLLPSMNEDQQLNEQPQKQKMDENDGSEIEFGIDEVPLIQPHEILNSLSSSSSYSPSSSSSTTCLSLNNKTLGQPIDDQLLSFDWENFWGDDYNFSLDLLIDENSLFEK encoded by the exons ATGGGAAGGAAACCTTGCTGTGACAAGGTTGGCTTAAAGAAGGGTCCATGGACAATTGAAGAAGACAAGAAGTTAATTAACTTCATCCTCAACAATGGCCAATGCTGTTGGAGAGCAGTTCCTAAGCTTGCAG GATTGTTAAGATGTGGAAAGAGTTGTAGATTGCGATGGATAAACTATCTTAGGCCCGATCTTAAAAGAGGTCTTCTATCGGAAACTGAAGAGAAGTTGGTCATTCAACTCCATTCCCAGCTTGGAAACAG ATGGTCAAAGATAGCTTCTTATTTACCTGGAAGAACTGATAATGAAATTAAGAATCATTGGAATACTCATAttaagaagaagttgaagaagatgGGAATTGATGCTGTCACTCATAAGCCACTTCTTCCTTCCATGAATGAGGATCAACAACTTAATGAACAGCCTCAAAAACAGAAAATGGATGAAAATGATGGATCAGAGATTGAGTTTGGCATAGATGAAGTACCCTTAATCCAACCCCATGAAATTCTCAACTCattatcatcttcatcttcatattcaccatcatcatcatcatccacaaCATGTTTATCATTAAACAACAAAACTCTTGGACAACCTATTGATGATCAGCTCTTATCTTTTGATTGGGAGAATTTTTGGGGTGATGATTATAATTTCAGTCTGGATCTTTTGATTGATGAGAATTCTCTTTTTGAGAAGTAA
- the LOC124937625 gene encoding uncharacterized protein LOC124937625 has protein sequence MALEWVVLGYTAGAEAIMLLLLTLPGLEPIRKGLISVTRSLLKPFLSVVPFCLFLLMDIYWKYETRPTCEGESCSPSEHLRHQKSIMKSQRNALLIAAALIFYWLLYSVTSLVVRIDQINKRLEKTKARE, from the coding sequence ATGGCATTGGAATGGGTTGTACTCGGCTACACCGCCGGCGCCGAAGCAATCATGCTCCTTCTCCTCACTCTTCCTGGTCTCGAACCAATCCGCAAGGGCCTAATCTCCGTCACTCGTAGCCTCCTTAAGCCTTTCCTCTCGGTCGTCCCTTTCTGTCTCTTCCTTCTAATGGATATCTACTGGAAGTACGAAACTCGACCCACCTGCGAAGGCGAGAGTTGCAGTCCATCCGAACATCTCCGTCACCAGAAATCCATCATGAAGAGCCAACGTAATGCGCTCCTCATCGCCGCAGCTCTTATATTCTACTGGCTATTATACTCCGTTACCTCCCTCGTTGTCCGCATCGATCAGATTAATAAACGATTGGAGAAGACCAAGGCAAGGGAATGA
- the LOC124939279 gene encoding nudix hydrolase 18, mitochondrial-like yields the protein MVAMDSARTGRLLQRYTKGRRLVVGCIPYRFKTTSKSYLEGKELEVLLISAQREGKGMLFPKGGWENDESMKEAALRETIEEAGVIGIVQNKLGKWKFKSKSHDGSYVAYMFPLLVKDQLDLWPEKEIRRRAWMGVPEAREACHYTWMKEALDSLACRLVPSTQQQQEIIEEDDELGSKQQLNSEEDFFETYNSEEVFFETRNSEEIEKVDSKQEQHNSEEV from the exons ATGGTGGCAATGGATTCTGCTCGTACAGGACGCCTATTGCAGCGTTATACGAAAGGCCGCCGTCTCGTTGTTGG ATGCATACCTTATAGATTTAAGACCACAAGTAAATCTTATTTGGAGGGAAAAGAATTAGAAGTCCTCCTCATAAGTGCACAAAGAGAAGGCAAGGGCATGTTATTTCCCAAG GGTGGATGGGAAAATGATGAATCAATGAAAGAAGCAGCTTTAAGAGAGACCATAGAGGAGGCTGGCGTCATAGGAATTGTCCAA AATAAGTTAGGAAAATGGAAATTCAAAAGCAAGAGCCACGATGGTTCATATGTAGCGTACATGTTCCCCTTGCTCGTCAAAGATCAACTTGACCTATGGCCGGAGAAAGAAATTCGGCGAAGAGCATGG ATGGGCGTTCCGGAAGCTAGAGAAGCTTGTCATTACACATGGATGAAAGAAGCCCTAGACTCACTAGCGTGTCGCCTTGTCCCATCTACGCAGCAACAACAAGAgattattgaagaagatgatgaattaGGAAGCAAGCAACAACTCAATAGTGAAGAAGATTTTTTTGAAACTTACAATAGTGAAGAAGTTTTTTTCGAAACACGCAACAGTGAAGAAATTGAGAAAGTAGATAGTAAGCAAGAACAACACAATAGTGAAGAAGTTTGA
- the LOC124940513 gene encoding 15.7 kDa heat shock protein, peroxisomal, whose translation MALFSGDPFRRFFLTSPIHGSTSALMDWFETQTAHIFKFNVPGYSKDEIKVHVDEGNVLVIRAAEAGKDEETGKEKEKESVVWHLAERGGGGGGRDEFGREIELPENVKVDQIKASVVNGVLTVVVPKDNSRKVNKVRNINVTSSKL comes from the exons ATGGCTCTCTTTTCCGGTGATCCTTTCCGGCGGTTCTTCTTGACCTCTCCTATTCATGGTTCGACATCAGCCCTCATGGATTGGTTTGAAACACAAACTGCCCACATCTTCAAATTCAATGTTCCAG GATATAGTAAAGATGAAATAAAGGTGCATGTGGATGAAGGAAATGTACTTGTGATTAGAGCTGCCGAGGCCGGAAAAGATGAAGAAACGGGgaaggaaaaagagaaagagtCGGTGGTTTGGCATTTGGCGGagagaggaggaggaggagggggGAGAGATGAGTTTGGGCGGGAAATAGAGTTACCGGAGAATGTGAAAGTGGATCAGATAAAGGCGTCGGTGGTGAATGGGGTACTTACGGTTGTGGTTCCTAAAGATAATTCTAGAAAAGTAAATAAGGTTAGAAACATTAATGTCACTAGTAGCAAGCTTTAA